A single Elephas maximus indicus isolate mEleMax1 chromosome 2, mEleMax1 primary haplotype, whole genome shotgun sequence DNA region contains:
- the LOC126070703 gene encoding LOW QUALITY PROTEIN: eukaryotic translation initiation factor 4B-like (The sequence of the model RefSeq protein was modified relative to this genomic sequence to represent the inferred CDS: inserted 1 base in 1 codon): MAASAKKKNKKGKTISLTDFLAEDEGTGGGSTYVPKPVSWADETDDLEGDVSTTWHSNDDDVYRAPPIDHSILPTAPRAAREPNIDRSRLPKSPPYTAFLGNLPYDVTEDSIKEFFRGLNISAVRLPREPSNPERLKGFGYAEFEDLDSLLSALSLNEESLGNRRIRVDVADQAQDKDRDDRSFGRDRNRDSDKTDTDWRARPTTDSFDDXPPRRGDDSFGDKYRDRYDSDRYRDGYRDGYRDGPRRDMDRYGGQDRYDDRGSRDYDRGYDSRIGSGRRAFGSGYRRDDDYRGGGDRYEDQYNRRDDRSWGSRDDYSPDDYRRDDRGPPQRPKLNLKPQSAPKEDDSSASTSQSSRAASIFGGAKPVDTAAREREVEERLQKEQEKLQRQLDEPKLERRPRERHPSWRSEETQERERSRTGSESSQTGTSATSGRNARRRESEKSLENEIFSKEEDCQSPTSKPPKPDQPLKVMPAPPPKENAWVKRSSNPPARSQSSDTEQQSTTSVGGKVAAAQPSEEGPSRKDENKVDGLSVPKGQSGNSSRGPGDRGNRDHWKESDRKDGKKDQDSRSAPEPKKPEENPASKFSSASKYAALSVDGEDENEGEYYAE, translated from the exons ATGGCGgcctcagcaaaaaagaagaataagaaGGGGAAGACTATCTCCCTAACAGATTTCCTGGCTGAGGATGAGGGGACTGGTGGAGGAAGCACCTATGTCCCCAAACCAGTCAGCTGGGCTGATGAAACAGATGACCTGGAAGGAGATGTTTCAACCACTTGGCACAGTAACGATGATGACGTGTATAGGGCACCTCCAATTGACCATTCTATCCTGCCCACTGCTCCACGGGCTGCTCGGGAACCCAATATCGACCGGAGCCGTCTTCCCAAATCACCACCCTACACTGCTTTTCTAGGGAATCTGCCCTACGATGTGACAGAAGACTCCATTAAGGAATTCTTTAGAGGATTAAATATCAGTGCAGTGCGCTTACCACGTGAACCCAGCAACCCAGAGAGATTAAAAGGTTTTGGTTACGCTGAGTTTGAGGACCTGGATTCTCTGCTCAGCGCCTTGAGCCTCAATGAAGAGTCTCTAGGTAACAGGAGAATTCGAGTGGATGTTGCTGATCAAGCACAGGATAAAGACAGGGATGATCGTTCTTTTGGCCGAGATAGAAATCGGGACTCTGACAAAACAGATACAGACTGGAGGGCCCGTCCAACCACAGACAGCTTTGATG TACCCCCTAGAAGAGGTGATGATAGCTTTGGAGACAAGTACCGTGATCGTTACGATTCAGACCGGTATCGTGACGGCTATCGTGATGGCTATCGTGACGGTCCTCGCCGGGATATGGATCGCTATGGGGGCCAGGATCGATATGATGACCGGGGCAGCAGAGACTATGATAGGGGCTATGACTCCAGGATAGGCAGTGGCAGAAGAGCGTTTGGTAGTGGGTACCGAAGGGATGATGACTACAGAGGAGGTGGGGACCGCTATGAAGACCAGTACAACAGAAGGGACGATCGGTCGTGGGGGTCCAGAGATGATTACTCTCCGGATGATTACAGGCGTGATGATAGAGGTCCCCCCCAAAGACCCAAACTGAATCTAAAGCCTCAGAGTGCTCCTAAGGAAGATGATTCCTCTGCTAGCACCTCCCAGTCCAGTCGAGCGGCATCCATCTTTGGAGGGGCAAAGCCTGTTGACACAGCTGCTAGAGAACGAGAAGTAGAAGAACGGCTACAGAAGGAACAGGAGAAATTACAGCGTCAGCTGGATGAGCCAAAACTAGAACGACGGCCTCGGGAGAGACACCCAAGCTGGCGTAGTGAAGAAACTCAGGAGCGGGAACGGTCAAGGACGGGAAGTGAGTCATCGCAGACTGGGACCTCAGCCACATCTGGCAGAAATGCACGAAGGAGAGAGAGTGAAAAGTCTCTGGAAAATGAAATATTCAGTAAGGAGGAAGATTGTCAGTCTCCAACTTCTAAGCCTCCCAAACCTGATCAACCTCTAAAGGTAATGCCAGCCCCTCCACCAAAGGAGAATGCTTGGGTGAAGCGAAGCTCTAATCCTCCTGCTCGATCTCAGAGCTCAGACACAGAGCAGCAATCCACTACAAGTGTTGGGGGGAAAGTAGCTGCAGCTCAACCATCTGAAGAAGGACCATCAAGGAAAGATGAAAATAAAGTAGATGGGTTAAGTGTCCCAAAAGGCCAAAGTGGGAACTCCAGCCGTGGTCCAGGAGATAGAGGGAACAGAGACCACTGGAAGGAGTCTGATAGGAAAGATGGCAAAAAGGATCAAGACTCTAGATCTGCACCTGAGCCAAAGAAACCTGAAGAAAATCCAGCCTCTAAATTCAGTTCTGCAAGCAAGTATGCTGCTCTATCAGTTGATGGTGAAGATGAAAATGAGGGAGAATATTACGCCGAATAG